In Aptenodytes patagonicus chromosome 12, bAptPat1.pri.cur, whole genome shotgun sequence, a genomic segment contains:
- the SHROOM1 gene encoding protein Shroom1 isoform X1, producing the protein MASSGNEIERWTHRQGGRIGELVEPVTSPENGNCLSPAKSIGSVDHLLHLPGRVDSAYSSFSGGSNVPEYPTPSCYGENCCLPPEQVPYMDSEYVRGIYNLSAANSDLRCLHPYKVPDLSIHNNSHSSSPAERCGSTPTRGTLNQGPLPLAAPPPSPPTRLDSYKVARHLENSRGRRNSGSHSECSVQPAPCVQDNRLADRDVPWSQHRDEITEQDIVAARRKTLENKGLSSSDSTNEVCRSKIQGLKTEENGEWSSSQQPMKRSNPHIFSRPSSFIFQEYLRTDSVANVPKILSAYTSVHAYKIPEEMNSRSYHPVHTNPSTVNDTQEDKQYPCSVRKPTFREADLRSAVPEPGQQCPLRAELHSDLDQDVFEDSCDLKYMENALLIKNASRKLNSCTDENQCYDSEGKIGSDVREPLLSQQAKMQRSSLSCSYDTVEAEHPLCEESDQGNKQCYDNTNQMSFFRPEEDSTSQFLHEVKKEKQANNSSPDPSTHLKEEEPPVQKFQPEFQKELLKQLQDDLAGEQITRQTTPMLYYLSGGKTTNILHHNKLAQCQEDSRSSPREFPGSSYSASARCLEIQRESNQLQRTNHHHQCSADDLLLETEDLILGSPASSTDESFKNDYREKLKVAQKKVLRETSFKRKDLQMSLPVRLRQKPSKRPSIEHLRSFSLSSASEDAKPVPCSPSHLESLESFNRDEEIKRPQTGRIGGRKRVTKEQKKLCYSEPEKLDQLADKEVPWSQVRDEITEQDIVAARRKTLENRGRALSSSSISRTELKQIQHTALIEYMERKINQRPGSSQHLLLHKPPLQKRLSHPKWPPGKVSNPNGSRKVQNNEVFCQVFSKEKSPDVSPPLAFVPPLSVTSRCDPSSDAAGTATLKHDPSPSKADGSCTGKCVSAESLPQADAPASGRARERSKSTPPSTQDTYRCAGGAAAPSRRCESCLGTPSFRDPEKDGCKNHEYKDNDIIGRACCQDTKELTPETSVPIPRSGSKEDAQVEEECRTQSLNGSALLKCPEQQPAPSPEQVMYCHTALARPHQGDKNTAKGLIAKETSMHNSQDDTFPQRETNLPKRRLQSPEDQRYEELAMEIIAKDNSLVDILMPHPVRKTALDLMEGLFPVNISMLDKSHRKKGDVQHAQENDRKSSKDATEECPVSDHNAKQRSEDPTSEGNQVLDRSRDSTNDLDDITSKKLELISSLRSKLQTLWEERELVLSEARECAERGEELEAMVQDVCKPNEFERYMMFIGDLEKVVSLLLCLSSRLARVQNAMRRIDGNTDAEEKQSLNERHKLLSRQREDAKDLKENLDRRERVVSGILAKYLTDQQLQDYRRFVQVKTFLLIEQKDLEEQIKFFEEQIENLEKSIPL; encoded by the exons ATGGCTTCGTCTGGGAATGAGATAGAAAGATGGACTCACAGGCAAGGTGGCAGAATTGGGGAGCTGGTAGAGCCTGTGACCTCTCCTGAAAATGGTAATTGTCTTTCACCAGCGAAGTCGATCGGCAGCGTAGATCATCTCTTGCACCTCCCTGGAAGAGTAGACTCTGCTTACAGCTCTTTCTCAGGGGGATCAAATGTTCCAGAGTATCCCACCCCATCGTGCTATGGTGAAAACTGCTGTTTGCCTCCAGAGCAGGTACCATACATGGACTCAGAATATGTAAGAGGTATTTATAATCTCAGTGCAGCAAACTCTGACCTCAGATGCCTGCATCCATACAAGGTACCAGACCTGAGCATCCATAATAACTCCCACAGCTCCAGTCCCGCTGAACGCTGTGGAAGCACTCCTACCCGAGGGACTTTAAATCAGGGACCGCTGCCTCTGGCTgcacctccaccttctcctcccaCACGACTCGATAGCTATAAAGTCGCTAGACACCTTGAAAACTCAAGAGGGAGACGCAACTCTGGAAGTCACAGTGAGTGTAGTGTGCAGCCAGCTCCTTGCGTGCAGGACAATCGCTTAGCAGATAGGGATGTACCATGGAGTCAACACAGGGATGAGATTACTGAGCAAGATATAGTGGCTGCTAGGAGAAAGACTCTGGAAAACAAGGGCCTTTCTTCTTCTGATTCTACAAACGAGGTATGTAGATCAAAAATTCAGGGGTTAAAGACGGAGGAAAATGGAGAGTGGAGCTCATCCCAACAACCTATGAAGAGAAGCAATCCACACATTTTCAGCAGACCTTCTTCGTTCATTTTTCAAGAATATTTGAGGACTGACTCTGTGGCTAATGTCCCTAAAATACTTTCTGCTTATACTTCAGTTCATGCTTATAAAATTCCTGAAGAGATGAACTCCCGGTCCTACCACCCGGTGCATACCAACCCTAGCACTGTTAATGATACACAAGAAGACAAACAGTATCCCTGCAGTGTGCGTAAGCCAACTTTCAGAGAAGCAGATCTGCGAAGCGCAGTGCCAGAACCCGGCCAACAGTGCCCGCTCCGTGCCGAGTTGCATTCAGACTTGGATCAAGATGTGTTTGAGGACAGTTGTGACTTAAAATATATGGAGAATGCTCTTCTAATTAAAAATGCGTCCAGGAAGCTGAACAGCTGTACAGACGAAAATCAGTGCTATGACTCCGAAGGAAAAATTGGGAGTGACGTTAGGGAACCACTCCTGAGTCAGCAAGCCAAAATGCAGAGATCATCACTGTCCTGCAGCTACGATACTGTAGAAGCGGAGCACCCTCTCTGTGAGGAGTCGGATCAGGGAAATAAGCAATGCTATGATAATACTAACCAAATGTCTTTTTTCAGACCGGAGGAAGATTCCACATCTCAGTTTTTACATGaagtcaagaaagaaaaacaggctaATAACAGCAGTCCTGACCCTAGCACGCATCTAAAAGAAGAGGAACCTCCTGTTCAGAAATTTCAACCTGAATTTCAAAAAGAGCTCTTAAAACAGCTTCAGGATGATCTTGCTGGTGAACAAATAACCAGGCAGACGACTCCCATGCTTTACTATCTTTCTGGGGGGAAAACCACCAACATCCTGCACCACAACAAGCTTGCCCAATGTCAAGAGGACTCAAGGAGCTCACCAAGGGAATTTCCAGGAAGCAGCTACTCTGCCTCAGCACGGTGTCTAGAGATACAAAGGGAAAGCAATCAGCTTCAAAGGACCAACCACCACCATCAGTGCAGTGCTGATGATCTCCTGCTTGAGACTGAAGATCTCATTCTTGGGAGTCCTGCTTCATCCACGGATGAGAGTTTCAAGAACGACTATAGAGAGAAACTTAAAGTGGCTCAGAAAAAGGTTCTGAGAGAAAcctcctttaaaagaaaagacttgCAGATGAGTTTGCCCGTTAGACTCAGACAGAAACCCTCTAAAAGGCCTTCAATCGAACACCTTAGGTCTTTCTCGTTATCCAGTGCAAGCGAGGATGCCAAACCTGTTCCTTGTTCCCCTTCTCATTTAGAATCCTTGGAAAGTTTCAATAGAGATGAAGAAATTAAGAGGCCACAAACAGGTCGAatagggggaaggaaaagggtaACAAAGGAGCAAAAGAAACTGTGTTATTCTGAACCTGAGAAACTCGATCAGCTGGCAGATAAGGAAGTACCATGGAGTCAAGTCAGGGATGAAATCACTGAGCAAGATATAGTGGCAGCTAGGAGAAAGACTCTGGAGAACAGAGGGAGGGCACTTTCCAGTTCAAGTATCTCCAGGACGGAGCTGAAACAAATCCAGCATACTGCACTTATTGAATACATGGAACGAAAGATTAATCAAAGGCCAGGTAGTTCACAACACCTCCTGCTGCATAAGCCGCCCCTGCAGAAGAGGCTGTCGCATCCCAAATGGCCTCCTGGCAAGGTTTCCAATCCAAACGGGAGCAGGAAGGTGCAAAACAATGAGGTTTTCTGCCAagttttctccaaagaaaaatCACCAGATGTTTCTCCTCCTTTGGCTTTTGTTCCCCCGCTGAGCGTGACCAGCAGGTGCGATCCCAGCTCTGATGCTGCTGGTACGGCGACCTTGAAGCACGACCCGTCCCCCAGCAAAGCGGACGGGAGCTGCACCGGCAAGTGTGTGTCAGCTGAAAGTCTCCCGCAGGCAGATGCTCCTGCATCTGGGAGAGCTCGCGAGAGATCAAAATCGACTCCTCCTTCCACACAG GACACTTACAGATGTGCCGGTGGTGCAGCGGCACCGTCTCGGCGTTGCGAGAGCTGTCTCGGCACCCCCAG TTTCCGTGATCCTGAGAAAGATGGATGTAAGAATCATGAATATAAAGACAATGACATAATTGGACGTGCATGTTGTCAGGATACTAAGGAGCTGACTCCTGAAACCTCTGTTCCTATCCCAAGAAGCGGAAGCAAGGAAGATGCTCAGGTGGAGGAGGAATGCAGAACTCAATCTCTGAATGGCAGCGCTTTATTAAAGTGTCCAGAGCAGCAGCCTGCACCTTCTCCAGAGCAAGTAATGTACTGCCACACAGCGTTAGCTCGGCCTCACCAAGGAGACAAAAATACAGCCAAAGGTTTAATTGCAAAGGAAACATCCATGCACAATAGCCAAGATGATACTTTCCCCCAGAGAGAGACAAATCTGCCCAAAAGGAGACTGCAGTCTCCTGAAGACCAGCGATACGAAGAACTTGCTATGGAGATCATTGCCAAAGACAATTCTCTGGTTGATATTCTCATGCCTCATCCTGTTAGAAAAACTGCTCTAGACCTGATGGAGGGTCTTTTTCCTGTTAACATTTCCATGCTGGATAAATCACACAGAAAAAAGGGAGACGTACAGCATGCGCAGGAGAATGA CAGGAAAAGTAGTAAAGATGCAACAGAAGAATGTCCTGTATCTGACCACAATGCCAAGCAAAGGAGCGAAGATCCTACCTCTGAGGGAAACCAAGTCCTGGATAGGAGCAGAGACAGCACAAACGACCTAGATGACATCACGTCTAAGAAA ctGGAACTCATCTCCAGTCTCCGGTCAAAGCTGCAGACCCTGTGGGAGGAAAGGGAGCTCGTCCTCTCCGAAGCCAGGGAGTGCGCCGAGCGAGGCGAGGAGCTGGAGGCAATGGTGCAGGACGTCTGCAAGCCCAATGAGTTTGAGCGCTACATGATGTTCATTGGTGACCTGGAGAAGGTTGTGAGCCTCTTGCTCTGCTTGTCCAGCCGCCTTGCCCGAGTCCAAAACGCCATGAGGAGGATCGATGGCAATACAGATGCTGAGGAGAAG CAATCGCTGAACGAACGGCACAAGCTCTTGTCTAGACAGCGGGAAGATGCAAAAGATCTGAAAGAGAATCTAGATCGTAGGGAAAGAGTGGTCTCCGGTATCCTTGCCAAATACCTGACTGACCAGCAGCTCCAGGACTACCGACGCTTTGTTCAAGTCAAGACCTTCTTGCTGATTGAACAGAAGGACCTCGAAGAGCAGATTAAATTTTTCGAAGAACAAATAGAAAATCTTGAGAAAAGCATCCCCCTCTAA
- the SHROOM1 gene encoding protein Shroom1 isoform X2 produces MASSGNEIERWTHRQGGRIGELVEPVTSPENGNCLSPAKSIGSVDHLLHLPGRVDSAYSSFSGGSNVPEYPTPSCYGENCCLPPEQVPYMDSEYVRGIYNLSAANSDLRCLHPYKVPDLSIHNNSHSSSPAERCGSTPTRGTLNQGPLPLAAPPPSPPTRLDSYKVARHLENSRGRRNSGSHSECSVQPAPCVQDNRLADRDVPWSQHRDEITEQDIVAARRKTLENKGLSSSDSTNEVCRSKIQGLKTEENGEWSSSQQPMKRSNPHIFSRPSSFIFQEYLRTDSVANVPKILSAYTSVHAYKIPEEMNSRSYHPVHTNPSTVNDTQEDKQYPCSVRKPTFREADLRSAVPEPGQQCPLRAELHSDLDQDVFEDSCDLKYMENALLIKNASRKLNSCTDENQCYDSEGKIGSDVREPLLSQQAKMQRSSLSCSYDTVEAEHPLCEESDQGNKQCYDNTNQMSFFRPEEDSTSQFLHEVKKEKQANNSSPDPSTHLKEEEPPVQKFQPEFQKELLKQLQDDLAGEQITRQTTPMLYYLSGGKTTNILHHNKLAQCQEDSRSSPREFPGSSYSASARCLEIQRESNQLQRTNHHHQCSADDLLLETEDLILGSPASSTDESFKNDYREKLKVAQKKVLRETSFKRKDLQMSLPVRLRQKPSKRPSIEHLRSFSLSSASEDAKPVPCSPSHLESLESFNRDEEIKRPQTGRIGGRKRVTKEQKKLCYSEPEKLDQLADKEVPWSQVRDEITEQDIVAARRKTLENRGRALSSSSISRTELKQIQHTALIEYMERKINQRPGSSQHLLLHKPPLQKRLSHPKWPPGKVSNPNGSRKVQNNEVFCQVFSKEKSPDVSPPLAFVPPLSVTSRCDPSSDAAGTATLKHDPSPSKADGSCTGKCVSAESLPQADAPASGRARERSKSTPPSTQDTYRCAGGAAAPSRRCESCLGTPSFRDPEKDGCKNHEYKDNDIIGRACCQDTKELTPETSVPIPRSGSKEDAQVEEECRTQSLNGSALLKCPEQQPAPSPEQVMYCHTALARPHQGDKNTAKGLIAKETSMHNSQDDTFPQRETNLPKRRLQSPEDQRYEELAMEIIAKDNSLVDILMPHPVRKTALDLMEGLFPVNISMLDKSHRKKGDVQHAQENEKSSKDATEECPVSDHNAKQRSEDPTSEGNQVLDRSRDSTNDLDDITSKKLELISSLRSKLQTLWEERELVLSEARECAERGEELEAMVQDVCKPNEFERYMMFIGDLEKVVSLLLCLSSRLARVQNAMRRIDGNTDAEEKQSLNERHKLLSRQREDAKDLKENLDRRERVVSGILAKYLTDQQLQDYRRFVQVKTFLLIEQKDLEEQIKFFEEQIENLEKSIPL; encoded by the exons ATGGCTTCGTCTGGGAATGAGATAGAAAGATGGACTCACAGGCAAGGTGGCAGAATTGGGGAGCTGGTAGAGCCTGTGACCTCTCCTGAAAATGGTAATTGTCTTTCACCAGCGAAGTCGATCGGCAGCGTAGATCATCTCTTGCACCTCCCTGGAAGAGTAGACTCTGCTTACAGCTCTTTCTCAGGGGGATCAAATGTTCCAGAGTATCCCACCCCATCGTGCTATGGTGAAAACTGCTGTTTGCCTCCAGAGCAGGTACCATACATGGACTCAGAATATGTAAGAGGTATTTATAATCTCAGTGCAGCAAACTCTGACCTCAGATGCCTGCATCCATACAAGGTACCAGACCTGAGCATCCATAATAACTCCCACAGCTCCAGTCCCGCTGAACGCTGTGGAAGCACTCCTACCCGAGGGACTTTAAATCAGGGACCGCTGCCTCTGGCTgcacctccaccttctcctcccaCACGACTCGATAGCTATAAAGTCGCTAGACACCTTGAAAACTCAAGAGGGAGACGCAACTCTGGAAGTCACAGTGAGTGTAGTGTGCAGCCAGCTCCTTGCGTGCAGGACAATCGCTTAGCAGATAGGGATGTACCATGGAGTCAACACAGGGATGAGATTACTGAGCAAGATATAGTGGCTGCTAGGAGAAAGACTCTGGAAAACAAGGGCCTTTCTTCTTCTGATTCTACAAACGAGGTATGTAGATCAAAAATTCAGGGGTTAAAGACGGAGGAAAATGGAGAGTGGAGCTCATCCCAACAACCTATGAAGAGAAGCAATCCACACATTTTCAGCAGACCTTCTTCGTTCATTTTTCAAGAATATTTGAGGACTGACTCTGTGGCTAATGTCCCTAAAATACTTTCTGCTTATACTTCAGTTCATGCTTATAAAATTCCTGAAGAGATGAACTCCCGGTCCTACCACCCGGTGCATACCAACCCTAGCACTGTTAATGATACACAAGAAGACAAACAGTATCCCTGCAGTGTGCGTAAGCCAACTTTCAGAGAAGCAGATCTGCGAAGCGCAGTGCCAGAACCCGGCCAACAGTGCCCGCTCCGTGCCGAGTTGCATTCAGACTTGGATCAAGATGTGTTTGAGGACAGTTGTGACTTAAAATATATGGAGAATGCTCTTCTAATTAAAAATGCGTCCAGGAAGCTGAACAGCTGTACAGACGAAAATCAGTGCTATGACTCCGAAGGAAAAATTGGGAGTGACGTTAGGGAACCACTCCTGAGTCAGCAAGCCAAAATGCAGAGATCATCACTGTCCTGCAGCTACGATACTGTAGAAGCGGAGCACCCTCTCTGTGAGGAGTCGGATCAGGGAAATAAGCAATGCTATGATAATACTAACCAAATGTCTTTTTTCAGACCGGAGGAAGATTCCACATCTCAGTTTTTACATGaagtcaagaaagaaaaacaggctaATAACAGCAGTCCTGACCCTAGCACGCATCTAAAAGAAGAGGAACCTCCTGTTCAGAAATTTCAACCTGAATTTCAAAAAGAGCTCTTAAAACAGCTTCAGGATGATCTTGCTGGTGAACAAATAACCAGGCAGACGACTCCCATGCTTTACTATCTTTCTGGGGGGAAAACCACCAACATCCTGCACCACAACAAGCTTGCCCAATGTCAAGAGGACTCAAGGAGCTCACCAAGGGAATTTCCAGGAAGCAGCTACTCTGCCTCAGCACGGTGTCTAGAGATACAAAGGGAAAGCAATCAGCTTCAAAGGACCAACCACCACCATCAGTGCAGTGCTGATGATCTCCTGCTTGAGACTGAAGATCTCATTCTTGGGAGTCCTGCTTCATCCACGGATGAGAGTTTCAAGAACGACTATAGAGAGAAACTTAAAGTGGCTCAGAAAAAGGTTCTGAGAGAAAcctcctttaaaagaaaagacttgCAGATGAGTTTGCCCGTTAGACTCAGACAGAAACCCTCTAAAAGGCCTTCAATCGAACACCTTAGGTCTTTCTCGTTATCCAGTGCAAGCGAGGATGCCAAACCTGTTCCTTGTTCCCCTTCTCATTTAGAATCCTTGGAAAGTTTCAATAGAGATGAAGAAATTAAGAGGCCACAAACAGGTCGAatagggggaaggaaaagggtaACAAAGGAGCAAAAGAAACTGTGTTATTCTGAACCTGAGAAACTCGATCAGCTGGCAGATAAGGAAGTACCATGGAGTCAAGTCAGGGATGAAATCACTGAGCAAGATATAGTGGCAGCTAGGAGAAAGACTCTGGAGAACAGAGGGAGGGCACTTTCCAGTTCAAGTATCTCCAGGACGGAGCTGAAACAAATCCAGCATACTGCACTTATTGAATACATGGAACGAAAGATTAATCAAAGGCCAGGTAGTTCACAACACCTCCTGCTGCATAAGCCGCCCCTGCAGAAGAGGCTGTCGCATCCCAAATGGCCTCCTGGCAAGGTTTCCAATCCAAACGGGAGCAGGAAGGTGCAAAACAATGAGGTTTTCTGCCAagttttctccaaagaaaaatCACCAGATGTTTCTCCTCCTTTGGCTTTTGTTCCCCCGCTGAGCGTGACCAGCAGGTGCGATCCCAGCTCTGATGCTGCTGGTACGGCGACCTTGAAGCACGACCCGTCCCCCAGCAAAGCGGACGGGAGCTGCACCGGCAAGTGTGTGTCAGCTGAAAGTCTCCCGCAGGCAGATGCTCCTGCATCTGGGAGAGCTCGCGAGAGATCAAAATCGACTCCTCCTTCCACACAG GACACTTACAGATGTGCCGGTGGTGCAGCGGCACCGTCTCGGCGTTGCGAGAGCTGTCTCGGCACCCCCAG TTTCCGTGATCCTGAGAAAGATGGATGTAAGAATCATGAATATAAAGACAATGACATAATTGGACGTGCATGTTGTCAGGATACTAAGGAGCTGACTCCTGAAACCTCTGTTCCTATCCCAAGAAGCGGAAGCAAGGAAGATGCTCAGGTGGAGGAGGAATGCAGAACTCAATCTCTGAATGGCAGCGCTTTATTAAAGTGTCCAGAGCAGCAGCCTGCACCTTCTCCAGAGCAAGTAATGTACTGCCACACAGCGTTAGCTCGGCCTCACCAAGGAGACAAAAATACAGCCAAAGGTTTAATTGCAAAGGAAACATCCATGCACAATAGCCAAGATGATACTTTCCCCCAGAGAGAGACAAATCTGCCCAAAAGGAGACTGCAGTCTCCTGAAGACCAGCGATACGAAGAACTTGCTATGGAGATCATTGCCAAAGACAATTCTCTGGTTGATATTCTCATGCCTCATCCTGTTAGAAAAACTGCTCTAGACCTGATGGAGGGTCTTTTTCCTGTTAACATTTCCATGCTGGATAAATCACACAGAAAAAAGGGAGACGTACAGCATGCGCAGGAGAATGA GAAAAGTAGTAAAGATGCAACAGAAGAATGTCCTGTATCTGACCACAATGCCAAGCAAAGGAGCGAAGATCCTACCTCTGAGGGAAACCAAGTCCTGGATAGGAGCAGAGACAGCACAAACGACCTAGATGACATCACGTCTAAGAAA ctGGAACTCATCTCCAGTCTCCGGTCAAAGCTGCAGACCCTGTGGGAGGAAAGGGAGCTCGTCCTCTCCGAAGCCAGGGAGTGCGCCGAGCGAGGCGAGGAGCTGGAGGCAATGGTGCAGGACGTCTGCAAGCCCAATGAGTTTGAGCGCTACATGATGTTCATTGGTGACCTGGAGAAGGTTGTGAGCCTCTTGCTCTGCTTGTCCAGCCGCCTTGCCCGAGTCCAAAACGCCATGAGGAGGATCGATGGCAATACAGATGCTGAGGAGAAG CAATCGCTGAACGAACGGCACAAGCTCTTGTCTAGACAGCGGGAAGATGCAAAAGATCTGAAAGAGAATCTAGATCGTAGGGAAAGAGTGGTCTCCGGTATCCTTGCCAAATACCTGACTGACCAGCAGCTCCAGGACTACCGACGCTTTGTTCAAGTCAAGACCTTCTTGCTGATTGAACAGAAGGACCTCGAAGAGCAGATTAAATTTTTCGAAGAACAAATAGAAAATCTTGAGAAAAGCATCCCCCTCTAA